In Magnetococcales bacterium, the DNA window CGGCGGGTTGCCCGTCGATGTGGGCGTGGTCGTCCACAACGTGGCCACATCCCTGGCCATCCGGGATGCCGTCAAGTTCGGTCGCCCCCTGATCGCCCGGGTGGTGACCGTCAGCGGCCTGGGCATCACCAACCCCCGCAATCTGGAAGTGTTGCTGGGTACCCCGGTCGATGACCTGATCGCCCACTGCGGCGGCCTCAAACCAAACCACAAAAAAATCATCTCCGGCGGCCCCATGATGGGGGTCACCCTGAATACGACCCGGGTTCCGGTGGTCAAAGGCACCTCCGGTATTCTGGCCCTGACCGCCGAAGAGGTTTCCGAAAAACGGGAAAGTCCCTGTATCCGCTGCGGGCGTTGCGTGCAAGCCTGCCCCATGCGTCTCACCCCGACGGAAATGGCCTGGGGAACCCGCAATGCCCTCTGGGACAAAATGGGCGAGTATAATCTCTCCGATTGTATCGAATGCGGCTCCTGCTCTTTTGTCTGCCCGGCCCATATTCCGCTGGTCCACTATTTCCGGTTTGCCAAAATGACCCTCCAGGCCAAAGACCGGGAAAAGAAAAAGAACGACCTGACCAAAATACGCAGCAAGGCCAAACAGGAACGGATCGAACTGGAAAAAGCCGAAAAAGAACGCAAAAAAGCCGAAATGAAAGCCAAGATGGCAGCCAAAAAGAGTGCCGCACCAGATGCCGCAGCAGGCAGCGGCACGGCCAACGAAGGATCGCCGTCACCTGCGGAAGCCGCCACCCGCCCGCAAGGAAAGGGGCCAGGCAAACCCGGCGTGAAGCCGCCCGGGAAAAAAAAGTCTGATCCAGCATCGGAAACCTGATCGTCCAGCAAAGCCGACAACCGGGAGTATCGTTCCCATCGTGTCCATTGCAAAAGGAAAGCCCGGCGCACCATGAACCATCCAACCCAGCAGATATTATCCTCTCCCCATGTTCATGGCGGAGAATCCATACCGCAGGTGATGCGCACGGTGATCTGGGCGCTGATGCCGGCCACGGCCTTTTCCGTCATGCTGTTCGGCTGGCCGACCCTGTTCGTGATCCTGACCACGGTGGCCACCTGCATGATCGTGGAACACCTGCTCATCAAGATGCGCGGCTGGCCCTCGACCATGGGTGACCATTCGGCGGCCCTGACCGGGTTGCTGCTGGCCCTGACCCTGCCGCCGCATGCCCCCTGGTGGCTCTGCGTCGTGGGCGGACTCTTTGCCATCCTCGTCGGCAAACAGCTCTACGGCGGCCTGGGACAAAATATTTTCAACCCGGCCCTGATCTCCCGGGTATTTTTGCTGATCTCCTTCCCGGTGCAACTGACTTTCTGGCCCAAGCCCACCCCGCTTTTCGGAGAATCCTCCTACTCCCTGCTCCAGTCCATCAATATTTTCCTGGGTGGTGGATACGGTGCCCTGTTGCCCCTGGACACCGTGACCGGTGCCACCCCTCTCGGTCAATACCGGACCGAGGTCGGCATGGGACGGACCGTCGATGTGGCCCTGGGAGGAAATTACGGCTTCAATTATCTGGATGCCACAAGCGGTATGATGGGAGGATCCCTGGGAGAGACATCGGTCATCCTGCTGACCCTGGGTGGTCTCTATCTGCTGCACCGCAAGGTGATCACCTGGCACATTCCGCTCTCCATGCTGGCCGGCTGTCTGGTACCGGCTGCCGTCTTCTGGATGCTGGATCCGGGTGCCTATCCCAATCCCCTTTTCCACCTGATTACGGGTGGTTTGATTCTTGGGGTGTTTTTCATGGCCACCGACATGGTGACATCCCCGGTGACCGCCAAGGGTCAAATCATTTTCGGCCTGGGGTGTGGCATCCTCACCTACCTGATTCGAACCTGGGGGGGATACCCGGAAGGTGTGTCGTTTGCCATCGTCCTGATGAACGCAACCGTGCCACTCATCGACCAATACACCCGCCCCGTGGCCTACGGAAAAACCCAAC includes these proteins:
- the rsxC gene encoding electron transport complex subunit RsxC; the protein is MGIVAEVLRKFHGGVHPREYKNLTENCAIEALPLPKRLIVPLHQHMGRPCEPCVSPGAHVLKGSVIGIAQGFISAQVHAPTSGTIRTIDEYPVAHPSGLTMLCAELEPDGKDQWVDGLTGLPNPLEADPKDIRRKILEAGIVGMGGATFPSHVKMSPPGDKKVELLVINGVECEPYLTCDARLMEERSRDLVEGFKIMLRGLETNQCVIGIEANKPAAIRAMQAAVANESSLSVKVLPVMYPQGSEKQLIEVLTGRQVPSGGLPVDVGVVVHNVATSLAIRDAVKFGRPLIARVVTVSGLGITNPRNLEVLLGTPVDDLIAHCGGLKPNHKKIISGGPMMGVTLNTTRVPVVKGTSGILALTAEEVSEKRESPCIRCGRCVQACPMRLTPTEMAWGTRNALWDKMGEYNLSDCIECGSCSFVCPAHIPLVHYFRFAKMTLQAKDREKKKNDLTKIRSKAKQERIELEKAEKERKKAEMKAKMAAKKSAAPDAAAGSGTANEGSPSPAEAATRPQGKGPGKPGVKPPGKKKSDPASET
- a CDS encoding RnfABCDGE type electron transport complex subunit D, whose translation is MNHPTQQILSSPHVHGGESIPQVMRTVIWALMPATAFSVMLFGWPTLFVILTTVATCMIVEHLLIKMRGWPSTMGDHSAALTGLLLALTLPPHAPWWLCVVGGLFAILVGKQLYGGLGQNIFNPALISRVFLLISFPVQLTFWPKPTPLFGESSYSLLQSINIFLGGGYGALLPLDTVTGATPLGQYRTEVGMGRTVDVALGGNYGFNYLDATSGMMGGSLGETSVILLTLGGLYLLHRKVITWHIPLSMLAGCLVPAAVFWMLDPGAYPNPLFHLITGGLILGVFFMATDMVTSPVTAKGQIIFGLGCGILTYLIRTWGGYPEGVSFAIVLMNATVPLIDQYTRPVAYGKTQQRNT